The proteins below come from a single Elgaria multicarinata webbii isolate HBS135686 ecotype San Diego chromosome 11, rElgMul1.1.pri, whole genome shotgun sequence genomic window:
- the LOC134406224 gene encoding histone H2A-IV, with protein sequence MSGRGKQGGKARAKAKTRSSRAGLQFPVGRVHRLLRKGNYAERVGAGAPVYLAAVLEYLTAEILELAGNAARDNKKTRIIPRHLQLAIRNDEELNKLLGKVTIAQGGVLPNIQAVLLPKKTESHKAKAK encoded by the coding sequence ATGTCTGGACGTGGCAAGCAAGGCGGCAAAGCAAGAGCTAAGGCGAAGACTCGCTCTTCCCGCGCTGGACTGCAGTTCCCCGTGGGTCGTGTGCACCGTTTGCTGCGCAAGGGGAACTACGCGGAGCGCGTTGGGGCTGGGGCGCCCGTCTACCTGGCTGCAGTGCTGGAATACCTGACGGCGGAGATCCTGGAGTTGGCCGGGAACGCTGCCCGAGACAACAAGAAGACCAGGATCATCCCTCGCCATTTGCAGCTCGCCATCCGCAACGACGAGGAATTGAACAAACTCCTGGGCAAAGTCACCATCGCCCAAGGAGGCGTCCTGCCTAACATCCAAGCTGTTCTCCTGCCCAAGAAGACCGAAAGCCACAAGGCAAAGGCCAAGTAA
- the LOC134406404 gene encoding histone H2B 1/2/3/4/6-like, protein MPEPAKSAPAAKKGSKKAITKTQKKGDKKRKKSRKESYSIYVYKVLKQVHPDTGISSKAMSIMNSFVNDIFERIAAEASRLAHYNKRSTITSREIQTAVRLLLPGELAKHAVSEGTKAVTKYTSSK, encoded by the coding sequence ATGCCTGAGCCAGCCAAGTCCGCGCCTGCGGCTAAGAAGGGGTCCAAGAAGGCCATCACCAAGACCCAGAAGAAGGGGGACAAGAAGCGCAAGAAGAGCAGGAAGGAGAGCTACTCCATCTACGTCTACAAGGTGCTCAAGCAGGTCCACCCGGACACCGGCATCTCCTCCAAGGCCATGAGCATCATGAACTCCTTCGTCAACGACATCTTCGAGCGCATCGCCGCCGAGGCTTCCCGCCTGGCCCACTACAACAAGCGCTCCACCATCACCTCCCGGGAGATCCAGACCGCTGTGCGCCTTCTCTTGCCCGGGGAGCTGGCCAAGCACGCCGTGTCCGAAGGCACCAAGGCCGTCACCAAGTACACCAGCTCCAAGTAA
- the LOC134406406 gene encoding histone H4: MSGRGKGGKGLGKGGAKRHRKVLRDNIQGITKPAIRRLARRGGVKRISGLIYEETRGVLKVFLENVIRDAVTYTEHAKRKTVTAMDVVYALKRQGRTLYGFGG, translated from the coding sequence ATGTCTGGCCGCGGAAAAGGAGGCAAAGGTCTGGGGAAAGGAGGCGCTAAGAGGCACCGCAAAGTGCTGCGGGATAACATCCAAGGTATTACCAAGCCTGCCATCCGCCGCCTTGCTCGCCGCGGAGGAGTGAAGCGTATTTCTGGGCTCATTTACGAGGAAACCCGCGGCGTCCTCAAAGTCTTCCTGGAGAACGTGATTCGCGACGCCGTCACCTACACCGAGCACGCCAAGAGGAAGACCGTCACTGCCATGGATGTCGTTTACGCCCTGAAGCGCCAGGGCAGAACTCTCTATGGCTTCGGGGGCTGA